AGGAGCGGAGCAACACACTCCACAGGTGTTCCGGGATTAAGGGCAATACCACATTTTACACCGCTGTCTCTTATGCGTTGTAAAACTCTATGAGAGTGAGGGGTTGCCTCTATCTGTATTGTCAGGTAGTCGACGCCTAGGGGAAGAAATAAATCTATAAAACACTCAGGCGGTTCGACCATAAGATGCACATCGATAGGAAGAGAAATGTTTTCATCACTTCTAAGTGCAGCCACCAAATTTGGCCCGTAGGCCAAATTTGGCACAAAATGACCATCCATCACATCAATATGTAACCAGTCGCACTGCCCTTTAATTTTTTCAATATCACCCGCTATATCGAGCGGGTTAGCCGACAAAAGAGATGGAGCTAAAATAACTTTTCTCAAAAATACCTCTCCTCCCAGACAAACTCTCCTCCTAAGTATATAGTTACGACCAACTGCTCCGTGTACGGTATGTCAAGCGTTATATATTCGTTACCCTTTACTTCTTTACTCAAAATAGTGTGTTCCCCTCTTTTATCGGTCGCTTTAATGACTAACTCCAAAGGTCGCGATAAAGGAGGAACGGGATATCTAACTTTGGCCTGTTTCGTTTCCCCTTGTTGCTCATAGGCTCCTTTTTGTCCGGAAACATCTGCAGGCTTAGGTTGCGGTTTTTCGGTTTTTACCTCCTCTTGTTGTGTTCTTTCGCCTTCAGGTTTTGCCGGTTCCTTGGCTGCAGGTTTAGGA
The DNA window shown above is from Acetomicrobium thermoterrenum DSM 13490 and carries:
- the rpe gene encoding ribulose-phosphate 3-epimerase, with product MRKVILAPSLLSANPLDIAGDIEKIKGQCDWLHIDVMDGHFVPNLAYGPNLVAALRSDENISLPIDVHLMVEPPECFIDLFLPLGVDYLTIQIEATPHSHRVLQRIRDSGVKCGIALNPGTPVECVAPLLPFLDMVLVMSVNPGFGGQKFIPQVLEKAGWLYRERAVKNFNFLIEMDGGLGLENVQAAVRYGCDVIVAGNAVFGHSDPAFALKTMRDKIMEVFQ